In the Stigmatella erecta genome, TGGTGGAGACGGCGCGCAAGGTGGCGGAGCTGAAGGGGCTGCCGGTGGAGGAGCTGGCCGCCGCCACCACGGCGGCCACGGTGGGGCTGTTCGGGCTCCGTCTGCCGTAGCTACGCCGAGGCGCGGCGGGTGACGAGCTCCTTGGTCACCCCTTCGAGATCCTTGTCGAGGTGGGGCATGTCCAGCAGGAGCGCGTCGGGATCGTACTGGAACTCCGCCTGCTTGATTTGCAGGAGCGCGTGCATGGCGGACTCCCCGGCCTGGCCGGCGTAGGCGGCGTAGACGATGCGCCCACGCTCCAGGTGCAGGTAGCCCTCGAACGAGTGGTGGCGCAGCAGGAGCCGCCCGGACTTGCGTCCGCTGGCGAGCGTCTTGAGCAGCTCCAGCAGGGGCAGCTCGTCATAGCTGCCCCGCACCAAGCGCGCCGGGCCGTTGTGGAGGATGCGGTCCTCCTGGAACTGGCGGACCAGCTTCGCCGCCGCGTCCGTGTCCGCGGGCGACTGCACTGCGGTGGCGCCGGCCATGAGCAGCCGCTCGCGCGAGGTGTTGTCCGGCTCGCCGAGCACGAGGATGGGCAGGCCCGCGCTCTCCGGCGTGCCGCGCGCGTACTGGAGCAGGGAGAGGATCTCCGGCAGCCCGAAGCGCAGGCTCACCACGAGCACGTCACACTCCTTGTTGGCCAGCCCGTCCAGCGCGCCGTCCAGCGTGGAGAAGGCGTGCACCACGAGCCCCTGCCGGAGCACCGACTCCAGCATGTCCGTGCGGATGGCCTCGTCGGACTCGGCGATGAGCACCTGCCGCCCGTCCTGGACGATGCGGTGGCGCAGCAGCTCGCCGCTCTGCACCTGCCCGACGATGTCCGCCACGATGGGATCGTAGAGGACGCCGGCGTTCTTGCGCAGGTGGTCCAGCGCCTGGGCCTTGGTGAGCACCTTGCCGTAGGCGTTGCCCGGGTTCTTCGTCAGGTCCAGGAAGCTGTCCACCGTGGAGAGGATGCGCGCACCCAGCGCGATGCCCTCGCCCTTGGTGCCCAGCGGGACGCCCGAGCCGTCATAGGCCTCGTAGAGCTGGGAGAGCAGGGTGTTCACCATGGGCGGCAGGTTCACCGTCTCGAAGAGGCGGGAGGGGGCCCGGGACAAGCGCTTGGCCTCCTCCTTCCAGCTCGCCGCGGCGGCGTTGCTCGCCAGGGTGTGGTGGCGCTCGTGGGACTTGCCCAGGTCGTGCAGGTAGGCGGCGATGGCCAGCGCGGTCAGCTCCTTGGGCGAGATGCCCATGCGCTTGCCCACGATGGAGGCCTGCCGCGCCAGCTGGGCCGAGTGGCCCCGGTGGTGGGACCGCTCCTGCTCCAGCAGGCTCACCAGGACATTCAGCGTCTCGACGAAGTCGCTCTCGGCGATGGACGAGCGCGTGGCGCCCATCATGTCGCGCATCTGCGTGGTCATCCGCAAGAGCTGCGAGCCCGCGGCGCGCGGCGTGCGCGAGCCGGGATCCGTCTCGAAGCGGAGCTGTGAAATCGGGGCGCTCCGGCTGCCGCTGCCCGTGGCCTCGTAGGCCCCGGCGATGGCGGACACATCCGCGCGCTGGACCTGGGCGTTGCCCGACTCCAGCGCGGTGAAGGCCGTGGGGTCTCCGTAGTAGTACTTGCGGATGGCCGCGGCGATGGCGCTGCGCAGGCCCACGAAGGCGTAGACCTCGGAGACGCCCGTGACGAGGGCGATCTCCTCCATCATCGCCTTGTTCTGCGGCTCCGCGGCGACGATGGAGAGCAGCTTGCGCTCCGTGTCATACGCCAGCGGCAGGACGTTGTTGGACTCGGCCATCCGCACGGGAATGCGGTCCAGCACCGCCGTGGCGATCTTCGCCTTGGACAGCTTCTCCGCGGAGACAAAGCGCGTCTGGAACTCGGTGGCCAGGAAGCGCAGCAGGGCGGCTTCCTGGAGCAGGCCCAGCTCCACCAGACAGTCCCCAAGCTTGTGGCCGGTGATCTTCTGGTGGTCGAGGGCCTTGCCCACGGCCTCGGCGGTGACGAGGCCTGCCTCGATCAGACGTTCTCCGAGCCGCTTGGCCATGTCACCCTTCCGTGGAGCCGGTGTCCTCGGACGTGTTCTGCGAGCCCTCGGCGGGGGCCGGGGCGAGGGTCGTCAACGCGCTGAACGGCTTGAAGGTGAGCTCCTGGGGCAGGTGGCTCGGGTCGCGGGGCGGCCGGGGCGGACGCTCCTCGCGCGGCGGACGGTCCTCACGGGGCGGCCGGGCTTCCCGCGGCGGCCGGTCCTCGCGGGGGGCGCGCTCCTCGCGGGGCGGACGGTCCTCGCGGGGCGGACGGCCTTCCCGGGGCGGACGCTCCTTGCGCGGGGCGGGGGCGGCGGCCTCGGTGCCACCCGGGGTGGCCTGGCCCTGCTGGGGGGCGGGGCTTCCGGAGCCCTTGCCCTTGCGGCGCTCCTCGCGGCCCTTGCCGCGGCGGCCCTCCACGGGCGACTTGCCGCGCGCGGTGGGCGCGGGGGCCTTCCAGAGCTGGCGCTGCTCGTAGAGCTTGAGCGGCTCGGTCCACTTGTCGTTCGGATCGCGCGCCATGGCCTCCAGCCAGGAGGCGATCCGGGAGTCGAGCGTGTCGAGCGCGTGGACGATGTACGCCTCGATCGTCATGGGCAGCTTGGGCGAGCCGTACTCCAGCTTGCCGTGGTGGGCGAGCACCAGGTGGGTGAGGTGCTGCTCGAGCAGGGGCGGGAAGCCGGGGATGGCCAGCGTCTTCTCCCGGATCTTCTGCGCCGACATCACCAGGTGGCCCACCAGCTTGCCCTCGTCGGTGTAGTCGAAGCCCTTCTCCGGGGAGATCTCCGCCACCTTCATCACGTCGTGCAGCAGGGCGCCCGCCAGCAGCAGGTCCCGGTCCGCCATGGGGTAGTGGTCCGCGACGCGCAGCGTCAGCCGCATCACCGACAGCAGGTGCTCGGCCAGGCCCCCCCGGTAGGCGTGGTGCACGCCCTTGCCGGCAGGCGCGATGGGCAGGTTCGCGGCGAGCTGGGGATCATCCAGGAACGCCAGCAGCAGCTGCTTCACGTACGGGTCGTTCACCCGCTCGGTGATGATCTCGCGGATCTGCCCCACGGCGCGGGCGCCGGTGTGGGCTCCCTCCTCGCGGGGCGCGCCGCGCTTCTCGGACGTGCCGTCCTCGCGCTTGTCGGCGGCCTGAGCGGGCTTCTCCGGGGCCTTGTCCGCGGGGGCCTTCTCGGCGGGTTCCTCGGCGGCGGGCGGGGCCGGGGGCGGCTCGAACTCGGCCATGTCCAGCGGGCCCGGGTCCAGGCGCTCCAGGGCCTCCACCACGAGCTGCGTCTTGCCGTGGAAGCTGATGATGTGGCCCTGGGCGAGGATGTGGTCGCCCACGGCGAAGGCGGGCTCGAAGGTGTCCACCTTGTCGAAGATGCGGGCATCCACCTCGCCGCTCTTGTCCCCGAGCACCATCGAGAGGAACACCTTGCCACTGCGCGCCGTCACCTTGCTCTTCTGGGTGACGCGGAAAACGGTGTGGACGCGGTCCTTCTCGCGCAGATCCTTCGCGTACACCTTGCGAACGGTCTCGACGGAACCGCCCTCGG is a window encoding:
- a CDS encoding HD domain-containing phosphohydrolase produces the protein MAKRLGERLIEAGLVTAEAVGKALDHQKITGHKLGDCLVELGLLQEAALLRFLATEFQTRFVSAEKLSKAKIATAVLDRIPVRMAESNNVLPLAYDTERKLLSIVAAEPQNKAMMEEIALVTGVSEVYAFVGLRSAIAAAIRKYYYGDPTAFTALESGNAQVQRADVSAIAGAYEATGSGSRSAPISQLRFETDPGSRTPRAAGSQLLRMTTQMRDMMGATRSSIAESDFVETLNVLVSLLEQERSHHRGHSAQLARQASIVGKRMGISPKELTALAIAAYLHDLGKSHERHHTLASNAAAASWKEEAKRLSRAPSRLFETVNLPPMVNTLLSQLYEAYDGSGVPLGTKGEGIALGARILSTVDSFLDLTKNPGNAYGKVLTKAQALDHLRKNAGVLYDPIVADIVGQVQSGELLRHRIVQDGRQVLIAESDEAIRTDMLESVLRQGLVVHAFSTLDGALDGLANKECDVLVVSLRFGLPEILSLLQYARGTPESAGLPILVLGEPDNTSRERLLMAGATAVQSPADTDAAAKLVRQFQEDRILHNGPARLVRGSYDELPLLELLKTLASGRKSGRLLLRHHSFEGYLHLERGRIVYAAYAGQAGESAMHALLQIKQAEFQYDPDALLLDMPHLDKDLEGVTKELVTRRASA
- a CDS encoding 3'-5' exoribonuclease YhaM family protein; the encoded protein is MTTDNSAGTPAPASEGGSVETVRKVYAKDLREKDRVHTVFRVTQKSKVTARSGKVFLSMVLGDKSGEVDARIFDKVDTFEPAFAVGDHILAQGHIISFHGKTQLVVEALERLDPGPLDMAEFEPPPAPPAAEEPAEKAPADKAPEKPAQAADKREDGTSEKRGAPREEGAHTGARAVGQIREIITERVNDPYVKQLLLAFLDDPQLAANLPIAPAGKGVHHAYRGGLAEHLLSVMRLTLRVADHYPMADRDLLLAGALLHDVMKVAEISPEKGFDYTDEGKLVGHLVMSAQKIREKTLAIPGFPPLLEQHLTHLVLAHHGKLEYGSPKLPMTIEAYIVHALDTLDSRIASWLEAMARDPNDKWTEPLKLYEQRQLWKAPAPTARGKSPVEGRRGKGREERRKGKGSGSPAPQQGQATPGGTEAAAPAPRKERPPREGRPPREDRPPREERAPREDRPPREARPPREDRPPREERPPRPPRDPSHLPQELTFKPFSALTTLAPAPAEGSQNTSEDTGSTEG